The following are encoded together in the Humulus lupulus chromosome 5, drHumLupu1.1, whole genome shotgun sequence genome:
- the LOC133778781 gene encoding cyclic nucleotide-gated ion channel 1-like: MKNFTKLNQYCPVNPPNTDIFDFGIFSQAIESRIVCKTDFTKKLFPSFWWGLRNLSSFGQNLDTTSNVQENVFAIVISILGLLLFLYLIGNLQTYIQLETTKSEETRKKISIIQPEIDSYLSNLPPHKRKIIRRYLTRTIREDKDFDFKLLFSLLTENDVGLNEFAAWATKILGMKKYDSNTTKQKAELWISKNELSEDVTPKIKKFIQLRLQEGKDVDNINLLHVLPFSLAMLIKKHMCFPIIRKVPQFQNMDEYVHETICKYLKPVTYSEKSYIIRKGEPLDMMLFITQGVVWSFGSSTSPMNGLQKGDCFGNELVEWQLNSTSYNDFPISTANFKSHTNVEAFGLMEIDLKHALSHCWPKFSKYYLTSDESMPEGLKYFAATSVQREFRCYMMNKKEQDKFTIRTVY; the protein is encoded by the exons ATGAAGAATTTCACAAAGCTGAATCAATATTGCCCAGTTAATCCACCAAATACTGACATATTCGATTTTGGAATATTTTCTCAAGCCATTGAGTCTCGCATAGTCTGCAAAACAGATTTTACCAAAAAATTATTTCCTAGTTTTTGGTGGGGTTTGAGAAATTTGAG ttcttTCGGTCAAAACCTTGACACAACTAGCAATGTACAAGAGAACGTGTTCGCAATTGTCATTTCTATCTTGGGTTTACTTCTATTTTTATATCTTATTGGAAATTTGCAG ACATACATTCAGTTGGAAACAACAAAGTCGGAAGAGACTAGAAAAAAGATAAGTATCATTCAGCCAGAAATAGATTCTTATCTATCAAACCTTCCACCGCATAAAAGAAAAATCATCAGAAGATACTTAACTCGAACAATTAGAGAAGACAAAGATTTCGATTTCAAACTTCTCTTTTCTCTACTAACCGAAAACGATGTTGGTCTTAATGAG TTTGCAGCTTGGGCAACTAAAATACTGGGTATGAAAAAATATGACTCGAACACAACAAAACAAAAGGCGGAGTTGTGGATATCAAAAAATGAACTTTCTGAGGATGTAACACCAAAGATTAAGAAATTCATACAGTTGAGACTTCAAGAAGGAAAAGACGTAGATAATATCAACCTTTTGCATGTACTTCCATTTTCATTGGCAATGTTGATTAAGAAACACATGTGTTTTCCTATAATAAGAAAG gTTCCACAGTTTCAAAACATGGATGAATATGTACATGAAACAATCTGCAAATATCTAAAGCCAGTCACATATTCAGAGAAAAGTTATATCATTCGGAAAGGAGAGCCACTGGATATGATGCTCTTCATAACACAAGGTGTTGTGTGGAGCTTCGGAAGTAGTACTAGTCCGATGAATGGTCTTCAAAAAGGAGATTGTTTTGGAAATGAACTCGTAGAATGGCAGTTAAACTCAACATCCTATAATGACTTTCCAATCTCGACTGCTAATTTCAAGTCTCATACCAATGTTGAAGCCTTTGGTCTAATGGAAATTGACTTGAAGCATGCGCTCTCCCATTGCTGGCCCAAGTTCTCTAAATACTACTTAACCAGTGATGAATCCATGCCTGAGGGCTTGAAATATTTTGCAGCTACTTCTGTGCAACGAGAATTCCGATGTTACATGATGAATAAAAAGGAACAAGATAAGTTCACCATACGTACTGTTTACTGA
- the LOC133780234 gene encoding spermidine hydroxycinnamoyl transferase-like, protein MELNIKKSVMVTPAKSTWTGNQSLSEWDQIGCTTYASAIYFYGPTTTQFQAITQTLIDSLSHALVHFYPLAGRLRSFDNGRFELECNAHGALFVAAKLNADLAHFREDHFTPTPDFDRFLLPHINESLPLHELPLCQVQLTKFRCGGLSLSLTISHVITDGTGAANFMTEWARLARGLPLGKAPLLDKKAFRVGEMGRTPRFDHSKDFSNMPFLLKRPTVEELKKMKTTMVTLKLANEQVQKLKKRANQDRQNSTTLETSRPYTRYEVLTSHIWRCSTKARKHQREQPTACAITIDSRKRLQPPLPFSYFGNGAFDVMASCTSGDLLSKPLGFGASKLRSAIEMVTNDYILSAIDFLKSQQDLTEFQCSYKSSTNGGGKYYGNPNVGVINWMNLAFEGIDFGWGKEIHFGPAYHKVDGDLWILRSGDDDESLLIVICLLVEHVKAFKKYFFDDI, encoded by the coding sequence ATGGAGCTAAACATCAAGAAAAGCGTAATGGTGACTCCCGCGAAATCAACTTGGACAGGGAATCAATCCTTGTCTGAATGGGATCAGATCGGATGCACCACTTATGCAAGTGCTATCTACTTCTACGGCCCAACCACAACCCAATTCCAAGCCATTACTCAAACCCTAATCGATTCCTTGAGCCACGCTCTAGTGCACTTCTATCCACTCGCTGGGCGTTTGCGCAGCTTCGACAATGGTCGCTTTGAGCTCGAATGCAACGCACACGGCGCTCTTTTCGTTGCTGCCAAGTTGAACGCTGATCTCGCTCATTTCAGAGAAGATCACTTCACACCCACTCCCGACTTTGATCGTTTTCTTCTTCCCCACATAAACGAGTCTCTTCCACTCCATGAACTCCCTCTTTGTCAGGTGCAACTCACCAAATTCAGGTGCGGTGGCTTAAGCCTAAGCCTCACCATCTCACATGTCATTACTGACGGAACAGGCGCCGCCAACTTCATGACTGAGTGGGCTCGACTCGCACGAGGCCTGCCCTTAGGAAAGGCGCCGCTTTTGGACAAAAAGGCCTTTAGAGTCGGAGAGATGGGGAGAACGCCACGCTTTGATCACTCCAAGGACTTCAGTAATATGCCGTTTTTGTTGAAACGACCTACTGTCGAAGAGCTCAAGAAGATGAAAACCACAATGGTCACGCTAAAGCTGGCAAACGAACAAGTCCAGAAGCTGAAGAAGAGGGCAAATCAGGACCGTCAGAATAGTACTACCCTCGAAACATCACGACCTTATACGCGGTATGAGGTCTTAACGAGTCATATTTGGAGGTGTTCAACTAAGGCGAGGAAGCACCAGAGGGAACAACCCACAGCGTGCGCCATAACAATCGACTCACGAAAGCGCCTTCAGCCGCCGTTACCATTTTCGTACTTCGGTAATGGAGCTTTCGACGTAATGGCGAGCTGTACCTCTGGAGATTTGTTGTCTAAGCCGTTAGGTTTCGGAGCGAGTAAATTACGCTCGGCAATTGAGATGGTGACAAACGACTATATTTTGTCAGCAATTGACTTCCTAAAAAGTCAACAAGACCTGACTGAATTCCAGTGCTCATATAAATCGTCAACTAATGGAGGAGGCAAATACTATGGGAACCCCAATGTTGGCGTCATAAACTGGATGAACTTAGCGTTTGAGGGTATTGATTTCGGATGGGGAAAGGAGATCCATTTTGGGCCTGCTTACCACAAAGTTGATGGTGACTTGTGGATACTTAGGAGTGGTGATGATGATGAGTCCCTCTTGATTGTCATTTGCCTTCTTGTGGAACATGTCAAAGCTTTCAAGAAGTACTTCTTTGATGATATTTAA